From Chryseobacterium shandongense, the proteins below share one genomic window:
- a CDS encoding prolyl-tRNA synthetase, with the protein MKRNIHKNLLGAIKSKGILAVAGGLLLVSCGAQMGGYSETDGVYYDPNRDTLPEGVIINDRGNRVGEDYNYYQDDSSLIQNAQVNSGTGRYEDWNNYNWNDAATDSDWGMYAGSETNYYDNSWGWGWGNPWGWGGWYGGFNPYWGYGGGWGIGLSWGGSWGWGAGWNLGWGYSPYWGYNPYWGWGGNPYWGWGGNYYAPYYRRSGVNGRGFNTYNGSFANKYGVTGSNGFRRSSTGTGSFRNNANNGGFRGSNNSGGFRQGNTNGGFRNQNGVRYQGGFRNQGQPRQNYNYQQPSQPRNDGGFRNNGGYNNNSNNSGGFRSGGGGFGGGSGGGGFRSGGGGGGGFRGGR; encoded by the coding sequence ATGAAAAGAAATATACATAAAAATTTGCTTGGTGCAATTAAATCCAAAGGGATTTTAGCGGTAGCGGGCGGATTGTTACTTGTGTCTTGCGGCGCCCAGATGGGTGGATACAGCGAGACGGATGGCGTTTATTACGATCCTAACAGGGACACTCTTCCGGAGGGCGTAATTATCAACGACAGAGGAAACAGAGTTGGAGAAGACTATAACTATTATCAGGATGATTCAAGTCTTATTCAAAATGCACAAGTTAATTCAGGCACGGGTCGTTATGAAGATTGGAACAATTATAACTGGAACGATGCTGCAACTGACTCAGACTGGGGAATGTATGCAGGAAGTGAAACCAACTACTACGATAATTCGTGGGGCTGGGGTTGGGGCAATCCTTGGGGCTGGGGCGGCTGGTACGGAGGATTTAATCCGTACTGGGGTTACGGCGGAGGCTGGGGTATCGGACTTTCATGGGGAGGCTCATGGGGTTGGGGTGCCGGCTGGAACTTAGGATGGGGATATTCACCTTACTGGGGATATAATCCATACTGGGGTTGGGGAGGTAATCCTTACTGGGGCTGGGGAGGAAATTACTATGCTCCGTATTACCGAAGAAGTGGTGTAAATGGAAGAGGATTTAATACTTATAACGGAAGCTTTGCCAACAAATATGGTGTAACCGGATCTAATGGTTTTAGAAGGAGTTCGACCGGTACTGGAAGTTTCAGAAATAATGCAAATAATGGTGGTTTCAGGGGCTCTAATAATAGCGGTGGTTTCAGACAGGGAAACACTAATGGAGGATTCAGAAATCAAAACGGTGTAAGATACCAGGGAGGATTCCGTAATCAGGGTCAGCCTAGACAAAATTATAATTATCAGCAACCATCTCAGCCAAGAAATGACGGAGGTTTCAGAAACAACGGCGGATATAATAATAATTCCAACAACAGCGGTGGCTTTAGATCTGGCGGCGGCGGATTTGGTGGTGGAAGCGGCGGTGGCGGTTTCAGATCCGGCGGAGGCGGAGGCGGTGGCTTCCGAGGTGGCAGATAA
- a CDS encoding class I SAM-dependent DNA methyltransferase encodes MEWFESWFDTPYYHLLYNNRDYTEAENFITKLTADLQLPPNSKIIDLACGKGRHSVFLNKLGYNVLGLDLSRQSIEFDKQFENQTLVFDVHDMRNPINADPMDAVFNLFTSFGYFDHESDDRKVFHSVYNVLKPGGFFVLDYLNEEFVRKNIIPQSTINRGDIEFNITKKIEGRHIIKDIRFEDKGKSYHFFEKVKLHTLEAINSYAEECGFERIKIWGDYQLNTFDKENSPRCINLFKKK; translated from the coding sequence ATGGAATGGTTTGAATCTTGGTTTGATACCCCTTATTATCATTTGCTTTACAATAACAGAGATTACACGGAAGCAGAAAACTTCATCACAAAACTTACGGCAGACCTTCAGCTGCCGCCAAATTCTAAGATTATTGACCTGGCCTGCGGAAAAGGAAGACATTCTGTTTTTCTTAATAAATTAGGATATAATGTTCTGGGACTTGATCTTTCCAGACAGAGTATAGAATTTGACAAGCAGTTTGAGAATCAGACTTTAGTATTCGATGTTCACGATATGAGGAACCCTATTAATGCGGATCCTATGGATGCTGTATTTAATCTTTTTACAAGTTTTGGATATTTTGATCATGAAAGTGACGACAGAAAAGTTTTCCATTCGGTTTATAATGTTTTAAAACCGGGAGGTTTTTTTGTTTTGGATTATCTGAATGAAGAATTCGTGCGGAAAAACATTATTCCTCAATCTACTATTAACCGCGGAGACATTGAATTTAACATTACCAAAAAAATAGAAGGCCGACATATCATTAAAGATATCCGTTTTGAAGATAAAGGCAAATCTTATCATTTTTTTGAAAAAGTTAAACTGCATACTTTAGAAGCTATTAATTCGTACGCCGAAGAATGCGGTTTTGAACGGATCAAAATATGGGGAGATTATCAGCTGAATACATTTGATAAAGAAAATTCGCCTCGTTGTATTAATTTATTTAAGAAAAAATGA
- a CDS encoding ZIP family metal transporter translates to MTVLLLILSVVSGVFLGKYFGKKEKLAKNLLILSAGFLITICLNEVFPQVYTAETGTSLGIFVIAGVLLQMILEALTKGFEHGHFHHHNEHNILPAALMVGLFIHAFIEGIPLANEEHELSPYLWGIVFHNLPISFILGAFLFNRKHESKSAPSYPSFLIVALFALASPMGMLLGNYFNPDLQPYFLAIVGGIFLHISSVIIFESNKNHNIDWLKIGLVILGVSLALVMHLFHDHSQIIHHH, encoded by the coding sequence ATAACGGTTCTCTTATTGATTTTAAGTGTTGTTTCCGGAGTGTTTCTGGGAAAATATTTCGGCAAAAAAGAAAAGCTCGCCAAAAATTTATTGATTTTAAGCGCAGGATTTCTTATCACGATTTGTCTTAACGAAGTTTTTCCACAAGTATATACTGCAGAAACAGGAACAAGCCTGGGAATTTTCGTGATCGCCGGAGTTTTGTTGCAAATGATTCTCGAGGCGCTTACCAAAGGGTTTGAACACGGCCATTTTCATCATCACAACGAACACAATATCCTCCCTGCAGCATTAATGGTGGGGCTTTTTATCCATGCCTTTATAGAAGGTATTCCTTTGGCAAATGAAGAGCATGAGCTTTCACCCTATCTTTGGGGAATTGTTTTTCATAATCTCCCGATTTCTTTTATTTTAGGAGCCTTCTTATTCAACAGAAAGCATGAATCCAAATCTGCACCGTCTTATCCTTCATTTTTGATTGTCGCTTTATTTGCTTTAGCTTCACCAATGGGAATGCTGTTGGGTAATTATTTTAATCCGGATCTACAGCCCTATTTCCTGGCTATTGTAGGCGGTATTTTCCTACATATTTCTTCAGTTATCATTTTTGAAAGCAACAAAAACCACAATATAGACTGGCTAAAAATAGGCCTAGTTATTTTGGGGGTTTCACTAGCTTTGGTGATGCATCTTTTCCATGACCATTCTCAGATAATACATCATCATTAA
- a CDS encoding OmpP1/FadL family transporter translates to MSISAAFFAQAQDVSVIRNTVDVYSNSPNIGSAKFNAMAGSNGALGGDANSLLTNPAGLGVAISGEVSGTLSVTSNKNTSSYAGSSYGYTLNRGDLGNVGAVMTFQLMTESAWKFINIGVNYSNQSIENYIETPGNSNLIYDFPDATSSSFGRHAYDRYGYMSKTSFGVGANYNNNLYLGAGLNFFNSSIDQSDTAIFNSLSNGSSEYFSKQNTPFYERGNGFSASLGVIGKLGRNFRLGAAVETPTFWNIDRSYAFYNDPIYGDDYGVEDRRLTSPMKATVSAAFIANKSFALNVDYTLGLTKPKYKVYGDAETELNDFFKDNYKNLSEVKIGAEYRIKQFRLRGGYAYASSPFDALNVDRYTDTGDIAGKSYNDLILNDRNSLSIGLGYDFRSFYIDASYQNVTSKYSNPFLYGVVDNAYEAGYYSPSRLISSDAYAVSDVKNVRNNFFITFGWKF, encoded by the coding sequence ATGAGTATTTCTGCAGCATTTTTTGCGCAGGCTCAAGATGTTTCAGTAATCAGGAATACGGTGGATGTTTATTCCAATTCGCCTAATATCGGTTCAGCGAAATTTAATGCAATGGCGGGCTCCAACGGAGCGTTAGGAGGAGATGCCAACTCGCTTCTTACGAATCCTGCCGGTCTGGGAGTTGCCATTTCAGGAGAGGTTTCGGGAACACTTTCTGTCACAAGCAATAAAAATACATCTTCTTATGCAGGATCGTCTTACGGATATACTCTGAATAGAGGTGATCTGGGAAATGTTGGAGCAGTAATGACATTTCAGCTGATGACTGAAAGTGCTTGGAAATTCATTAACATCGGGGTAAATTATTCCAATCAGTCGATAGAAAATTATATTGAAACTCCTGGAAACAGTAATTTAATTTATGATTTTCCTGATGCTACCAGTTCTTCTTTTGGCAGACACGCGTATGACAGATATGGTTATATGTCTAAAACAAGTTTTGGGGTAGGTGCGAATTATAACAATAATCTCTACCTTGGAGCAGGTTTAAATTTTTTCAATTCATCAATTGATCAATCAGATACAGCAATTTTTAACTCATTATCCAACGGCAGCTCAGAATATTTCAGCAAACAGAATACTCCATTTTATGAAAGAGGAAACGGTTTCTCGGCTTCACTGGGGGTAATTGGAAAATTAGGGCGAAACTTCAGGTTAGGAGCCGCAGTGGAAACTCCTACTTTCTGGAATATTGACAGAAGCTATGCATTTTATAATGACCCTATTTACGGGGATGATTATGGTGTTGAAGACAGAAGGCTGACTTCACCCATGAAAGCTACCGTGAGTGCTGCATTTATTGCCAATAAAAGTTTTGCTTTAAACGTTGATTATACGTTGGGTTTAACAAAACCTAAATATAAGGTATACGGCGATGCAGAAACTGAACTGAATGATTTCTTTAAAGACAATTATAAAAATCTGTCAGAAGTAAAAATCGGGGCAGAGTACCGAATTAAGCAATTCAGGTTAAGAGGCGGTTATGCTTATGCTTCAAGCCCTTTTGATGCGCTGAATGTTGACCGATATACTGATACTGGTGATATTGCTGGTAAATCTTATAATGATCTTATTTTAAATGATAGAAATTCACTTTCGATAGGTTTAGGATATGATTTCAGATCATTCTATATCGACGCATCATACCAGAATGTGACCTCAAAATATAGCAACCCATTTTTATATGGTGTCGTTGACAATGCCTATGAAGCAGGATATTATTCTCCTAGTCGTTTGATTTCAAGCGATGCTTATGCAGTATCTGACGTAAAAAATGTGAGAAATAATTTCTTTATTACATTCGGATGGAAATTTTGA
- the proS gene encoding proline--tRNA ligase encodes MAKLTSRSEDYSKWYNELVVKADLAENSGVRGCMVIKPYGYAIWEKMRDEMDKRFKETGHVNAYFPLFVPKSLFEAEEKNAEGFAKECAVVTHYRLKTDPDNPSKLIVDPDAKLEEELIVRPTSEAIIWNTYKNWIQSYRDLPILINQWANVVRWEMRTRLFLRTAEFLWQEGHTAHATKEEAIEEAEKMNKVYADFAENFMAIPVIQGLKTPSERFAGADETYCIEALMQDGKALQAGTSHFLGQNFAKAFDVKFTNKEGKIEHAWATSWGTSTRLMGALIMTHSDDFGLVLPPTLAPIQVVIVPIFKGEEQLAEISEVALDIQTKLRAKGISVKFDNDTQNKPGWKFAEYELKGVPVRIAMGPRDLENKSVEIARRDNLTKEVRSIEGLDSYIENLLKTIQQDIYNKAFEFRKNNITKVDSYDEFKKILEEKGGFIYAHWDGTAEEEEQIKDETKATIRCIPLDDDIEEGVSLISGKPSKRRVLFAKAY; translated from the coding sequence ATGGCAAAATTAACCTCAAGAAGCGAAGATTACAGCAAATGGTATAACGAGTTGGTGGTAAAAGCCGACTTAGCTGAAAACTCAGGAGTACGAGGATGCATGGTAATTAAACCATATGGCTATGCAATCTGGGAGAAAATGCGTGACGAAATGGATAAAAGATTCAAAGAAACAGGTCACGTAAACGCTTATTTCCCGCTTTTTGTGCCCAAAAGCTTGTTTGAGGCTGAAGAAAAGAATGCAGAAGGTTTTGCTAAAGAATGCGCTGTAGTTACCCATTACCGATTAAAAACAGATCCTGACAATCCTTCCAAACTAATTGTAGATCCGGATGCTAAGCTTGAGGAAGAGCTTATTGTACGCCCTACTTCCGAAGCCATTATATGGAATACCTATAAAAACTGGATTCAGTCTTACAGAGATTTACCAATACTGATTAACCAATGGGCCAATGTGGTTCGCTGGGAAATGAGGACACGTCTTTTTCTAAGAACAGCAGAGTTTCTTTGGCAGGAAGGGCACACCGCTCACGCCACAAAGGAAGAAGCGATTGAAGAAGCTGAAAAAATGAACAAAGTATATGCAGATTTTGCAGAAAACTTTATGGCGATCCCTGTCATTCAGGGATTAAAAACGCCTTCCGAAAGATTTGCCGGAGCTGATGAAACGTATTGCATTGAAGCATTAATGCAGGACGGAAAGGCTCTTCAGGCAGGAACATCCCATTTTTTAGGTCAGAATTTCGCGAAAGCTTTTGATGTGAAATTCACCAATAAAGAGGGAAAAATCGAACATGCCTGGGCAACTTCGTGGGGAACTTCAACGCGTCTTATGGGGGCATTAATTATGACCCATTCTGATGATTTTGGATTAGTGCTTCCTCCTACCCTTGCTCCTATTCAGGTGGTTATTGTTCCGATCTTCAAAGGTGAAGAACAGCTGGCTGAAATTAGTGAAGTGGCATTGGATATTCAGACTAAATTAAGAGCAAAAGGAATATCAGTGAAGTTCGATAATGACACCCAAAACAAACCGGGATGGAAGTTTGCAGAATATGAACTAAAAGGAGTCCCTGTAAGAATTGCAATGGGACCCAGAGATCTAGAAAACAAATCGGTAGAAATCGCGCGAAGGGATAATCTAACGAAAGAAGTACGTTCTATTGAAGGACTTGACTCTTATATTGAAAATTTGCTGAAAACCATTCAGCAAGATATTTACAACAAAGCGTTTGAATTCAGAAAGAACAATATAACAAAGGTTGACTCATACGACGAATTCAAAAAAATCCTGGAAGAAAAAGGTGGTTTTATATATGCACACTGGGACGGTACAGCAGAGGAAGAAGAGCAGATCAAAGATGAAACCAAAGCAACCATCAGATGCATACCTCTTGATGATGATATTGAAGAAGGCGTATCTCTTATTTCCGGAAAACCATCAAAAAGAAGAGTATTATTCGCAAAAGCGTATTAA